GATGGTGCCCGCGCAGAAGATCCTCGACACGGCCACCGAGGTCGGTGCCGACATCATCGGACTCTCCGGCCTCATCACGCCCTCGCTCGACGAGATGGTGAACTTCGCGACCGAGATGCAGCGCCAGGGGCTCACCATCCCGCTGCTGATCGGCGGGGCCACCACCTCGCGCGCCCACACCGCGGTCAAGGTCGACCCGAAGTACGACGGTCCGGTCGTGTGGGTCAAGGACGCCTCGCGCTCGGTGCCCACTGCCGCCGCGCTGCTGCACGAGACCGGCCGCGGGAAGCTGATGGCCGACGTGAAGGCCGACTTCGACTCCCTGCGCAAGCGTCACTCAGCCAAGAACGACCGACCCATGGTCACCTTCGACCAGGCGCGCGCCAACGCGACGCCGATCGACTGGACGGACTACGAGCCGCCGCGCCCGCGCCAGCTGCAGCACGAGGGCCAGCACGTGCGGGTGCTGCGGGACCAGGACCTGTCGGTGCTGCGCCGTTACATCGACTGGCAGCCGTTCTTCAACGCCTGGGAGATGAAGGGCGCCTTCCCCGACATACTCAACAACCCCAGCTCAGGCCCGGCCGCACGCAAGCTGTACGACGACGCGCAGGCGATGCTCGACCAGATGATCGAGGAGAGGTGGGTCCGCGCCCACGGCGTCATCGGCTTCTTCCCGGCCAGCTCGGTGGGCGACGACGTCGAGCTCTACCTCGACGACGACCGGACCCAGGTGCACGCACGACTGCACCACCTGCGCCAGCAGGGCCAGCACCGTGACGGCGTGCCCAACCGCTCGCTGGCCGACTTCGTGGCACCGAAGGAGAGCGGGCTGCCGGACCACGTCGGTGCCTTCGCGGTGACCGCTGGCGACGGCGTGACGGAGCGGGTGGCGGCCTTCCGCGCCGAGCTCGACGACTACAACGCGATCCTGCTCGAGTCGCTCGCCGACCGGCTGGCCGAGGCATTCGCGGAGCAGCTGCACGAGCAGGTGCGCAAGGAGATGTGGGGCTACGCGCCCGACGAGCAGCTCGACAACGTCGGGCTCATCAAGGAGCAGTACGACGGCATCCGCCCCGCGCCCGGCTACCCGGCGTGCCCCGAGCACACCGAGAAGCAGACGCTGTGGGAGCTCCTCGACGTCGAGGAGCACACCGGCATCCAGCTCACCGAGTCGATGGCGATGTGGCCCGGCGCGTCGGTGAGCGGCTTCTACTACTCCCACCCGCAGTCGCAGTACTTCGTCGTGGGCCGCGTCGGTCGCGACCAGGTCGCCGACTACGCCGAGCGCAAGGGCTGGACCCTCGCCGAGGCCGAGCGGTGGCTCTCGCCCAACCTCGGCTACGACCCGGAGGACTGAGTCACGTGGAGGCTGTGCTCTGGGACATGGACGGGACCCTCGTCGACACCGAGCCCTACTGGGTCGAGACCGAGTTCGCGATGGCCGCGAAGTACGGCGGCGCCTGGTCGCACGAGCACGCCATGAACCTCGTCGGCAACGCGCTCCTGGACTCGGCGGACTACATCCGCGCGCACATGGGCATCGACCGCACCCGCGAGGAGATCGTCGACGAGCTCCTGGACGGTGTCGTCGCGCGGGTCGAGGAGAGCGTGCCGTGGCGTCCCGGTGCGCAGGAGCTCCTGGCGGACCTCGTGCGCCGCGGTGTGCCGTGCGCGCTGGTGACGATGTCGTGGCAGCGCTTCGTCGACCCGATCCTCGCCCAGCTGCCGGCGGGCACGTTCGCCAGCGTCGTGACCGGCGACCGGGTGGAGCACGGCAAGCCGCATCCCGAGCCCTACCTCAAGGCTGCGGCCGACCTGGGCCTGGCGCCCGAGGACTGCGTGGCCATCGAGGACTCCAACACCGGGGCGACGTCCGCGGCTGCGGCCGGCTGCACCGTCGTCTGCGTCCCCAACCACGTCCCGATGCAGGAGGGGGAGCGCAGGGTCTTCGTCGAGACGCTGGACGGCCTGGACACCGATTCCCTCGCTGCAGCGGCCGACCGACCCGTCAAGGCAGCCGTGACACGACCGTGACCCTGGCGGTGTGGCCCGGGTCACGTCCGGCGGTCTAGGGTTCTGCGCATCCCCAGAACGCATATCGGACGGAAGGCCCTCGGATGACCCCGAAGCGCACCATGGCGTCACTCACCGCGGCACTGCTCGCAGCCGCCACCCTTGCAAGCTGTGCGGAGAGCGAGCGCGACGCCGGCGACGGGGGAGGTGGTGGTGACGACGGGACGTTCGTCTTCGGAGCCGCCGGCGCCCCCGAGATGTTCGACCCCTTCTACGCCACCGACGGCGAGACCTTCCGCGTCACCCGCCAGATGTTCGAGGGCCTCCTCGGCATCGAGCCCGGCAGCGCCGAGGTGGTGCCGGAGCTCGCGACCGAGTGGACGCCCAACGAGGACGGCACCGAGTGGACGTTCACGCTTCGTGACGACGTCACCTTCCACGACGGTGAGCCGTTCAACGCCGACGCCGTCTGCTACAACTTCGAGCGGATGTTCGACCAGAACGAAGCCGGCCAGGTCGCGGGCGAGTACTGGGGCTACGTCATGGGCGCGTTCTCCAACGATGCCGAGAGCTCGCTCTACCAGGGCTGTGAGGCCACCGACGAGTTCGAGGCCGTGATCACCACCAGCGGCCCCACCTCCGGCTTCCCGACGATGCTGACCCTCGAGTCGCTGTCGATGCAGTCGCCGAAGGCGCTCGAGGAGGGTGACGCCAACGGCATCGCAGCCGAGGGCGAAGGCTTCTCGTTCCCCGACTACGCGAACAACCCCGTCGGCACCGGCCCCTTCACCTTCGGCGAGTACGACGAGGCGAACGGCACGATCAGCCTGGACCGCAACGACGACTACTGGGGCGATGCAGCCAAGGTCAGCGAGCTGGTCTTCCGGGTGATTCCTGACGAGAGCACGCGTCGCCAGGAGCTCGAGGCGGGCAGCATCAACGGCTACGACCTGCCGAACCCGGTCGACTGGGCGGCGCTGGAGGACTCGGGCAACAGCGTCGAGATCCGCGACGCGTTCAACATCCTCTACCTCGGTCTCAACCCGGAGGCGAACCCGCAGCTCAAGGACCTCAAGGTCCGTCAGGCGCTCAACCACGCGATCAACCGCGAGCAGCTGGTCCAGACGCAGCTGCCCGAGGGCGCCGAGGTGGCGACGCAGTTCATGCCGAAGACCGTCAGTGGCTACAACACCGAGCTCCAGGCTCCCGAGTACGACACGGAGAAGGCCAAGCAGCTGCTGGCAGAGGCCGGGGCCGAGGGCATGACCTTGACCTTCGCCTACCCGACCGAGGTCAGCCGGCCCTACATGCCCGACCCGCAGAAGCTCTACGAGGCGCTGCGCACCGACCTCGAGGCCGCAGGCATCAAGGTCGACGTCAAGACCGCCTCCTGGAACGGCGGCTACCTCGACAACGTGACCGCCGGCAAGTACGACGCCTACATCCTGGGCTGGACCGGTGACTACGACTCGCCCTACAACTTCATCGGCACGTTCTTCGGCAACCTGAAGGAGAACGACTTCGGCACCGAAGCCATGCCGTGGGGCAAGCAGCTCGCCGACGACCTCAAGTCGGCCGACGCGATCGTCGACGACGAGGAGCGAGCGGCGGCCTTCGAGGAGATCAACGCGCAGATCATGGAGGAGTACCTCCCCGGCCTGCCGATCAGCCACTCGCCGCCGGCCCTCGTCGTGGGCCCGGGTGTCGAGGGCGTCATCCCCAGCCCGCTGACCGCCGAGGAGTTCGACACGGTCACCGTCAGTGGTGAGTGAGGCTCTGCCGCCTTCGTGTGATGCGTCCTGAGTGAGCCAGGGGGTCGTCCGTCGGATGATCCCCTGGCCCACGCTGGTGTCTGAGGAGAGCCATGCTTCGTTTCATCGTGCGCCGTCTGATCCAGATGGCGGGCGTGCTCCTGGTCCTGTCCGTGCTGGTCTTCGTCTGGCTGAGGTCGCTGCCCGGGGGACCGGTGTCGGCCCTGCTGGGAGAACGCGGCACCCCCGAGCGCCGAGAGGCGCTGGAGAAGGCCCTGGGGCTCGACCAGCCCCTGCCGGTGCAGTACTGGCGCTACATGCAGCGCGCGGCGCAGGGCGACTTCGGCGTCTCGACGCAGGTGCTGCCGGGGGAGGACGCGCTCGACATCTTCCTCTCACGCCTCCCCGCGACCATCGAGCTGTCGTTCTTCGCGCTGGTGCTGGCGGTCGCCCTCGGCATTCCCCTGGGCTACATGGCGGCCCGGCGCAAGGGGACGCCGCTCGACACGGCCACGGTGATCTTCTCGCTGGTGGGAGTGGCCGTTCCGGTGTTCTTCACGGCGTTCCTCCTGAAGTACTTCGTCGCCGTGGAGTGGAACCTGCTCCCGGTCTCCGGCCGGCAGAGCATCGGGCTCGACGCCACCAGGGTCACGGGCATGTTCGTCCTGGACGGGATCCTCACCCGGGAGTGGGATGCCGCGTGGGACGCCCTCAAGCACCTCGTGCTGCCGTCCCTGGCCCTGGCCACGATCCCGTTCGCCGTCGTCTTCCGCATCACCCGGGCGTCGGTGCTCGACGTCGTCGACGAGGACTACGTCCGCACGGCCGAGGCCAAGGGGCTCACCGCCCAGGTCATCCGCGGTCGCCACGTGCTGCGCAACGCGATGCTGCCGGTGGTGACCACTGTCGGTCTCCAGGTGGGCGCGCTGCTGTCCGGGGCGGTGCTCACCGAGACCGTGTTCTCCTGGCGCGGTGTCGGTCAGGCGCTGTACGAAGGTTTCTCGCAGAAGGACTACCCGGTGCTGCAGGTGCTGATCATGGCGGCGGCAGCCATCTACGTCTTCGTCAACCTCCTGGTGGACATCACCTACGCCCTCATCGACCCCCGGATCAGGACGAGGTGAACGCCGTGCCCCCGAGCCAGACTCCCCAGCTGCCGCCCGAGCGGACGTCGTACGCCGACCGGCGCAAGCAACGCGTCGACGCCCTGGCCGCCGCGTCGGCCGACGAGGAAGGGGGCGTCTCCCTGATCCTCAGCGCGTGGCGCCGGCTGCGCCGCAACCCGGTGTTCCTCGTCGGTCTCGCCATCACGGTCGCCTTCCTCGTCCTGGCGGTCGTCTCGCCGTGGCTGGCACCGTGGGATCCGGCGGCGCGTCCCCTGCTCGACGACATCCGGCCTCAGTCCAACCCCGTCCCGGGGCCTGAGGCAGGCCACCCGCTCGGTGGTGACGACAAGGGCCGCGACCTGCTGTCACGGCTCCTGGTCGGCAGCCAGCAGACGTTGCTGGTCGGCGTCCTCGCGACCTTCTTCGGACTCGTGGGTGGTGTCACGCTCGGCACCCTCGCGGGAGCATTCGCCGGCTGGATCGACTCCCTGGTGATGCGGATCGTCGACGTCATGCTCTCCATCCCGTCCCTGCTGCTCGCCTTCTCGATCGCGGCGTTGGCCAGCAGGCCGAGCCAGTGGACGCTCATCATCGCGATC
This sequence is a window from Nocardioides sp. S5. Protein-coding genes within it:
- a CDS encoding HAD family phosphatase, with translation MEAVLWDMDGTLVDTEPYWVETEFAMAAKYGGAWSHEHAMNLVGNALLDSADYIRAHMGIDRTREEIVDELLDGVVARVEESVPWRPGAQELLADLVRRGVPCALVTMSWQRFVDPILAQLPAGTFASVVTGDRVEHGKPHPEPYLKAAADLGLAPEDCVAIEDSNTGATSAAAAGCTVVCVPNHVPMQEGERRVFVETLDGLDTDSLAAAADRPVKAAVTRP
- a CDS encoding ABC transporter substrate-binding protein, which translates into the protein MTPKRTMASLTAALLAAATLASCAESERDAGDGGGGGDDGTFVFGAAGAPEMFDPFYATDGETFRVTRQMFEGLLGIEPGSAEVVPELATEWTPNEDGTEWTFTLRDDVTFHDGEPFNADAVCYNFERMFDQNEAGQVAGEYWGYVMGAFSNDAESSLYQGCEATDEFEAVITTSGPTSGFPTMLTLESLSMQSPKALEEGDANGIAAEGEGFSFPDYANNPVGTGPFTFGEYDEANGTISLDRNDDYWGDAAKVSELVFRVIPDESTRRQELEAGSINGYDLPNPVDWAALEDSGNSVEIRDAFNILYLGLNPEANPQLKDLKVRQALNHAINREQLVQTQLPEGAEVATQFMPKTVSGYNTELQAPEYDTEKAKQLLAEAGAEGMTLTFAYPTEVSRPYMPDPQKLYEALRTDLEAAGIKVDVKTASWNGGYLDNVTAGKYDAYILGWTGDYDSPYNFIGTFFGNLKENDFGTEAMPWGKQLADDLKSADAIVDDEERAAAFEEINAQIMEEYLPGLPISHSPPALVVGPGVEGVIPSPLTAEEFDTVTVSGE
- a CDS encoding ABC transporter permease, translating into MLRFIVRRLIQMAGVLLVLSVLVFVWLRSLPGGPVSALLGERGTPERREALEKALGLDQPLPVQYWRYMQRAAQGDFGVSTQVLPGEDALDIFLSRLPATIELSFFALVLAVALGIPLGYMAARRKGTPLDTATVIFSLVGVAVPVFFTAFLLKYFVAVEWNLLPVSGRQSIGLDATRVTGMFVLDGILTREWDAAWDALKHLVLPSLALATIPFAVVFRITRASVLDVVDEDYVRTAEAKGLTAQVIRGRHVLRNAMLPVVTTVGLQVGALLSGAVLTETVFSWRGVGQALYEGFSQKDYPVLQVLIMAAAAIYVFVNLLVDITYALIDPRIRTR
- a CDS encoding ABC transporter permease, which codes for MPPSQTPQLPPERTSYADRRKQRVDALAAASADEEGGVSLILSAWRRLRRNPVFLVGLAITVAFLVLAVVSPWLAPWDPAARPLLDDIRPQSNPVPGPEAGHPLGGDDKGRDLLSRLLVGSQQTLLVGVLATFFGLVGGVTLGTLAGAFAGWIDSLVMRIVDVMLSIPSLLLAFSIAALASRPSQWTLIIAIATVQVPIFARLLRGSMLAQRASDHVLAARSLGVKPHAIVFRHMLPNALGPVIVQATLVLAVAIIDAAALSFLGLGNPDDRRPEWGQMLGAAQQYLGQEPHLAFYPAACIIVVALGFTLMGESLREALDPKTRR